In a single window of the Micrococcaceae bacterium Sec5.7 genome:
- a CDS encoding ABC transporter permease, translating into MKNHFFSDTAVLLGRSLRHISRSMDTIITTAITPIVLMLLFVYVFGGAIKTGTENYVNYLLPGILLITIASGIAYTAYRLFLDMRSGIFERFQSMPIARPSVLWAHVLTSLVANLVSLVVVVLAALLMGFRTAAGVLAWLAVAGILILFTLALTWLAVIAGLSAKSVDGASAFSYPLIFLPFISSAFVSTDTMPGPVRAFAENQPVTSIVNTIRALFTQQPVGTNIWTALAWCLGILVVAYALAMVTYRKKIA; encoded by the coding sequence ATGAAAAATCATTTCTTCAGTGACACCGCCGTCCTGCTGGGACGGTCACTGCGCCACATCTCGCGCAGCATGGACACCATCATCACGACCGCGATCACGCCGATCGTCCTCATGCTGCTATTCGTCTACGTCTTCGGCGGTGCCATCAAGACTGGCACCGAGAACTACGTCAATTACCTGCTGCCGGGCATTCTGCTCATCACGATTGCCTCGGGCATCGCCTACACCGCCTACCGGCTCTTCCTGGATATGAGGAGCGGCATCTTTGAACGGTTCCAATCCATGCCGATCGCACGCCCGTCCGTGCTGTGGGCGCACGTGCTGACCTCACTGGTGGCCAACCTGGTCTCGCTCGTCGTCGTCGTGCTCGCCGCCCTGCTCATGGGTTTCCGCACAGCGGCCGGAGTGCTGGCGTGGCTGGCAGTCGCCGGCATCCTGATCCTGTTCACCTTGGCCTTGACCTGGCTGGCCGTGATCGCCGGGCTCTCCGCGAAGTCCGTGGACGGTGCCAGCGCGTTCTCCTACCCGCTGATCTTCCTGCCATTCATCAGCTCGGCCTTCGTATCCACCGACACCATGCCCGGCCCGGTACGTGCCTTCGCCGAAAACCAACCGGTCACCTCCATCGTCAACACGATCCGGGCCCTGTTCACACAACAGCCCGTCGGCACCAACATCTGGACCGCTCTCGCCTGGTGCCTCGGCATCCTTGTCGTCGCCTACGCCCTTGCCATGGTCACCTACCGTAAGAAGATCGCCTAG
- a CDS encoding acyl-CoA dehydrogenase family protein, translating into MAHDSIDTDCYRLEDRLTDTDRAIQKQVRAFVDNEVLPIINDYWERAAFPFELIPKFADLGIVGTTIEGYGCPGLSPMAAGLIAMELGRGDGSMNTFFGVHSGLAMGSVHLLGNQEQKDRWLPQMARMERIGAFALTEPDHGSDSVGLETSARLDGDHYVLNGAKRWIGNASFADIVVIWARDESDGKVKAFILEKNEEGGYPEGYTAEVITGKIGKRAILQPDITIRDLRIPKENLLAHATSFRDATRVLVATRNSAAWESVGHAAAAYEAAVAHARTRIQFGKPLGSFQLIQNKLANMLAELTAMQLMCFRLAELAEAGQQTSTMASVAKMHTAQKARWICAEARDMLGGNGLLLENHVARHMTDMEVVSTYEGTDSIQSLLIGRDITGIAAFA; encoded by the coding sequence ATGGCTCACGATTCGATCGACACCGACTGCTACCGCCTCGAAGACCGGCTGACGGACACCGACCGCGCCATCCAGAAGCAAGTCCGCGCCTTCGTGGACAACGAAGTCCTCCCCATCATCAACGACTACTGGGAGCGCGCTGCCTTCCCGTTCGAACTCATCCCTAAATTCGCCGACCTGGGCATCGTCGGAACCACCATCGAAGGATACGGGTGCCCCGGCCTCTCACCCATGGCCGCCGGCCTGATCGCCATGGAACTGGGCCGAGGCGACGGATCAATGAACACGTTCTTCGGAGTCCACTCAGGACTGGCCATGGGAAGCGTGCACCTGCTGGGCAACCAGGAGCAAAAAGACCGGTGGCTCCCCCAAATGGCCCGCATGGAGCGCATCGGGGCCTTCGCACTGACCGAACCCGACCACGGCTCGGATTCAGTGGGACTGGAAACGTCAGCACGCCTCGACGGTGACCACTATGTCCTCAACGGGGCAAAACGGTGGATCGGCAACGCCAGCTTCGCCGACATCGTTGTGATCTGGGCCCGGGACGAATCCGACGGCAAGGTCAAGGCCTTCATCCTTGAAAAGAACGAGGAGGGCGGATATCCAGAGGGCTACACCGCCGAAGTCATCACGGGAAAGATCGGCAAACGCGCCATCCTGCAACCAGACATCACCATCCGCGACCTCCGGATCCCGAAGGAAAACCTGCTTGCCCACGCAACATCCTTTCGCGACGCCACCCGTGTTCTCGTCGCAACACGGAACAGCGCCGCCTGGGAATCCGTCGGACACGCGGCCGCCGCCTACGAAGCAGCCGTAGCGCACGCCCGGACCAGGATCCAGTTCGGCAAGCCCCTCGGCAGCTTCCAGCTCATCCAGAACAAACTGGCGAACATGCTCGCAGAACTGACCGCCATGCAACTGATGTGCTTCCGCCTTGCCGAACTCGCAGAAGCCGGCCAGCAAACCTCCACCATGGCCTCCGTGGCAAAAATGCACACCGCCCAAAAAGCCCGATGGATCTGCGCCGAAGCCAGGGACATGCTCGGAGGCAACGGACTGCTGCTCGAAAACCATGTGGCCCGCCACATGACCGATATGGAAGTCGTCTCCACCTACGAAGGAACAGACTCCATCCAGTCGCTCCTCATCGGCCGCGACATCACCGGAATCGCAGCCTTCGCATGA
- a CDS encoding GNAT family N-acetyltransferase: protein MPDAFEEFVEAAELAVFARKKASLDAAADAGLPGRFESFHMGGLRASMATADQYGFLNAIEGVTDQSVAVLPDVLRRFPDPRRPAIVAAFPSPELIDWLLVAGYKPAPARPLTYLRPGTDFPTAEMSAEKWQIREVSTKEETMVFLDLLDAGYAATREVGALIRAEHALPIIRGFIASRNDQPLAAAAMSLHATGAVIGGASTLPTARGTGAQSALLAHRLRLVETLGVPLATATAASGTPSIRNLAKLGFTIIERTAWRFNR, encoded by the coding sequence ATGCCCGATGCTTTCGAAGAGTTTGTTGAAGCTGCGGAGTTGGCTGTATTTGCTCGCAAGAAGGCTTCCCTTGACGCGGCGGCAGACGCGGGCTTGCCGGGCAGGTTCGAGTCATTCCACATGGGCGGATTACGGGCAAGCATGGCAACCGCGGATCAATATGGTTTCCTCAACGCCATTGAAGGAGTCACCGATCAGTCAGTCGCGGTTCTGCCCGACGTACTCAGAAGGTTTCCGGACCCGCGTCGGCCAGCCATCGTCGCAGCGTTCCCATCGCCGGAACTCATCGACTGGCTGCTAGTCGCAGGTTACAAACCGGCACCCGCGCGACCACTTACCTACCTCCGCCCGGGCACTGACTTCCCCACAGCGGAAATGAGCGCCGAGAAGTGGCAGATACGCGAAGTTTCGACCAAAGAGGAGACCATGGTTTTTCTGGACCTCCTTGACGCCGGCTACGCGGCGACGAGGGAAGTGGGGGCTTTGATCCGGGCGGAGCACGCCCTTCCGATCATTCGTGGCTTCATTGCTTCTCGCAACGATCAGCCTCTCGCCGCGGCGGCCATGTCCTTGCACGCCACCGGAGCGGTAATTGGCGGTGCCTCCACGCTCCCGACTGCGCGAGGCACTGGAGCCCAAAGTGCCCTCCTCGCCCACCGGCTGCGACTGGTGGAAACTTTAGGCGTCCCGCTGGCCACGGCGACAGCGGCTTCCGGAACACCGAGCATCCGAAACCTCGCAAAACTGGGATTCACCATCATCGAACGCACAGCCTGGCGCTTCAATCGATGA
- a CDS encoding VOC family protein has translation MTTRDSYSVGAPCWVDTFQPDPRAAMDFYGPLFGWSFDDPTPMPTGLEGDYFAARLRGRLVAGIGQAPPLSPPVWNTHVRVDDVAQTLARAEQAGGTLLGGPFGAGSDGRLAVLADATGVPFCLWQAGESDGGAELANEPNSWAMSSLHTTDVEGAQAFYGAMFDWELGSVPDAAFSLWRRSGRVVAVVTATDGVAVPPHWSVNFAVRDADSIAEHAIALGGIILMAPMNTPGFRNAVIGDPQGGIIAVSAAAS, from the coding sequence ATGACAACGCGAGACAGCTACTCAGTCGGCGCGCCGTGCTGGGTCGACACTTTCCAGCCAGATCCGCGGGCCGCCATGGACTTCTACGGCCCGCTTTTCGGCTGGAGTTTCGACGATCCCACACCGATGCCAACCGGGCTCGAGGGCGACTACTTCGCTGCGCGCCTCCGCGGGCGACTGGTGGCCGGGATCGGCCAGGCGCCGCCGCTATCACCGCCGGTGTGGAACACTCACGTGCGTGTCGACGACGTCGCGCAGACCCTGGCTCGTGCCGAGCAAGCGGGAGGAACGCTCCTGGGAGGACCGTTCGGTGCCGGCTCAGATGGCCGCCTTGCTGTGCTCGCCGACGCCACCGGCGTCCCGTTCTGCCTGTGGCAGGCCGGCGAGAGCGACGGCGGCGCAGAGCTGGCCAACGAGCCGAACTCCTGGGCGATGAGCTCGCTGCACACCACAGATGTTGAGGGAGCGCAGGCGTTCTACGGCGCGATGTTCGACTGGGAACTGGGGTCGGTGCCGGATGCTGCCTTCTCGCTGTGGCGACGCTCGGGCCGAGTCGTGGCCGTCGTGACGGCAACGGACGGCGTCGCGGTCCCGCCGCATTGGAGCGTCAATTTCGCCGTCCGCGACGCCGACTCCATCGCCGAGCACGCCATCGCCTTAGGCGGCATCATCTTGATGGCGCCGATGAACACACCGGGATTTCGTAACGCGGTGATCGGCGACCCGCAAGGCGGCATCATCGCGGTCAGCGCAGCCGCCAGCTGA
- a CDS encoding ATP-binding cassette domain-containing protein has translation MSANQVKEPAIRVQGLEKSYKKLHVLRGVDFDVARGSIFALLGSNGAGKTTIVNILATLLKTDAGTASVNGFDVATQAAQVRESISLTGQFAAVDEILTGKENLVLVARLRHLKNSGTIADELLTRFSLTDAAARKVSEYSGGMRRRLDIAMSLIGNPQVIFLDEPTTGLDPQARIEVWQAVKELAAHGTTVLLTTQYLDEAEQLADRIGILHQGRIIVNGTLAELKALLPPAKVEYVEKQPTLEDVFFAIVGDDGRDGKDVDAGELRVGMDE, from the coding sequence ATGAGCGCCAATCAGGTCAAGGAACCTGCGATCCGCGTGCAGGGCCTGGAGAAGTCGTACAAGAAGCTGCATGTACTGCGCGGGGTGGACTTTGACGTCGCGCGGGGCAGCATTTTCGCTCTGCTCGGCTCGAACGGGGCCGGCAAGACCACCATTGTGAACATCCTGGCCACGCTCCTCAAAACCGACGCGGGCACGGCCAGCGTCAACGGCTTCGACGTCGCCACACAGGCGGCACAGGTGCGGGAGTCCATCAGCCTCACCGGACAGTTCGCGGCCGTCGATGAAATCCTCACCGGGAAGGAGAATCTGGTGTTGGTCGCCCGGTTGCGGCACCTGAAGAACTCCGGGACGATCGCCGATGAGCTGCTGACTCGTTTCTCGCTCACTGACGCGGCAGCGCGGAAAGTCTCGGAGTATTCCGGTGGCATGCGCCGTCGTCTGGACATCGCGATGAGCCTCATCGGAAACCCGCAGGTCATTTTCCTGGACGAGCCGACGACGGGGCTTGACCCACAGGCGCGAATTGAGGTGTGGCAGGCCGTGAAGGAACTCGCCGCACATGGCACAACGGTGCTGCTCACCACGCAGTATCTGGACGAGGCCGAACAACTCGCTGACCGGATCGGAATTCTCCATCAGGGCAGGATCATCGTCAACGGCACACTGGCCGAGCTCAAGGCGCTGCTCCCGCCGGCCAAGGTCGAATACGTCGAGAAGCAGCCCACGCTCGAGGACGTCTTCTTCGCCATCGTCGGTGACGACGGCAGAGACGGCAAGGACGTCGACGCTGGAGAACTCCGCGTCGGCATGGACGAGTAA
- a CDS encoding GNAT family N-acetyltransferase yields the protein MEIRSYAESDAPATLNVFLSAVTETAAPHYSPEQIAAWSRPQERDVHQWNSARKSLNTFVADIGGEVAGFSDVSDTGYIDMMFVAPRFGRLGVASALLSYLYERAVADGTAALSTNASITARPFFERHGFIVVDEQHPITRGVKMINYRMTRRLGL from the coding sequence ATGGAGATCCGTTCCTACGCTGAATCCGACGCCCCAGCGACTCTGAACGTGTTCCTATCAGCGGTGACCGAGACGGCGGCGCCGCACTACTCGCCGGAGCAAATCGCGGCCTGGTCTCGGCCGCAAGAGCGTGACGTCCATCAGTGGAATTCCGCGAGGAAGTCATTGAACACCTTCGTGGCTGACATCGGCGGCGAGGTCGCAGGTTTCTCCGACGTCAGCGATACCGGCTACATCGACATGATGTTCGTGGCCCCGAGGTTCGGCAGGCTCGGTGTAGCCAGCGCACTTCTTTCATATCTTTACGAAAGGGCTGTGGCGGACGGCACGGCCGCGCTGTCCACCAACGCGAGCATCACCGCACGTCCGTTCTTCGAACGACACGGGTTCATCGTGGTTGATGAGCAGCATCCCATCACCCGCGGAGTGAAAATGATCAACTACCGGATGACGCGGCGGCTCGGCCTCTGA
- a CDS encoding acetyl-CoA C-acyltransferase — protein MTAMIVGYARTPFCRFNGQFSDVAATELGAHALRAALRRARIAPSDVQFVVAGHVLQAGLGQNPARQTAVAAGIPLSVPAITLNAVCLSGIEAVATATRLITSGEAEIVVAVGQESMSRAPHALPVRPGRKYGAMQALDTLETDGLTDAFEQRSMGSSTEEGNTEYGLDRRPQDEWAALSHQRAEQHRTFHAGEIEPYPLDSRGGQILVSDDDGIRAGTTADSLARLRPAFRADGTITAGNSSQITDGAAAIVLASRAASERLGLSPLASVEAHAFVAGPDVRLHKQPANAISAALKKIQTDAVALSAIEINEAFAAVAVQSLRDLGVKPEIVNQHGGAIALGHPIGASGVRIVGTLARQLALTSPGNLGAAGICGGGGQGSAVILKAN, from the coding sequence ATGACCGCCATGATCGTCGGATACGCCCGCACGCCCTTCTGCCGGTTCAACGGACAATTCTCTGACGTAGCAGCCACCGAACTCGGTGCGCACGCTCTCAGGGCAGCCCTGCGCCGGGCACGCATTGCCCCCTCCGACGTTCAATTCGTTGTAGCCGGACACGTCCTGCAGGCCGGCCTCGGCCAGAACCCCGCACGCCAAACCGCCGTCGCCGCAGGCATTCCACTGTCCGTCCCTGCAATCACCCTCAACGCCGTCTGCCTCTCCGGCATCGAAGCCGTGGCAACGGCGACACGTCTCATAACGTCCGGGGAGGCTGAAATTGTCGTCGCAGTCGGGCAGGAATCGATGTCCCGGGCCCCGCACGCCCTCCCCGTCAGGCCAGGACGGAAGTACGGAGCCATGCAGGCTTTGGACACGCTCGAAACGGACGGCCTGACCGACGCCTTCGAACAACGCTCCATGGGCAGCTCCACCGAAGAAGGAAACACAGAGTACGGGCTGGACCGACGTCCCCAGGACGAATGGGCAGCCCTGTCCCACCAACGCGCCGAGCAACACAGAACCTTCCACGCCGGGGAAATCGAACCCTACCCGCTAGACTCACGCGGCGGACAAATCCTCGTTTCGGACGACGACGGAATCAGGGCCGGGACTACCGCAGACTCCTTGGCGAGGCTGCGCCCGGCCTTCCGGGCCGACGGCACCATTACCGCCGGTAACTCATCGCAGATCACCGACGGCGCCGCAGCCATCGTCCTGGCCAGCCGCGCAGCATCGGAACGGCTCGGGCTGTCACCGCTGGCAAGTGTGGAAGCCCATGCCTTCGTAGCGGGACCCGACGTGCGGCTTCACAAGCAACCGGCCAATGCCATCTCTGCCGCGCTGAAAAAAATCCAGACCGACGCCGTAGCACTGTCGGCCATCGAGATCAACGAAGCCTTCGCAGCCGTAGCAGTCCAGTCCCTACGGGACCTCGGCGTGAAGCCGGAAATTGTCAACCAACACGGCGGCGCCATCGCGCTCGGACACCCGATAGGCGCATCCGGAGTCCGAATCGTCGGCACGCTCGCCCGGCAACTGGCACTCACCAGTCCTGGCAATCTAGGCGCCGCCGGAATCTGCGGTGGCGGCGGACAAGGCAGCGCTGTTATCTTGAAGGCAAACTAG
- a CDS encoding DUF1048 domain-containing protein has product MNMGWVEQITGSLEQKKKYRQYKARTKALPANYRTAIEALERYLMYFGAITKGDVLVAMLEDLADLFEQSAASGAPIREVVGENPVEFAEEFLQNYTEGQWINKERERLTNAIDSVTGAES; this is encoded by the coding sequence ATGAACATGGGATGGGTCGAGCAGATCACAGGATCGCTCGAACAGAAGAAGAAATACCGGCAGTACAAGGCACGCACGAAAGCGCTGCCCGCGAACTATCGCACGGCGATCGAAGCGCTGGAACGGTACCTGATGTACTTCGGGGCGATCACGAAGGGGGATGTCCTGGTGGCGATGCTGGAGGATCTTGCCGATCTCTTCGAGCAGAGCGCGGCGAGCGGGGCCCCTATCCGCGAAGTTGTCGGGGAGAACCCGGTGGAGTTCGCTGAGGAGTTCCTCCAGAACTACACCGAGGGCCAGTGGATCAACAAAGAGCGGGAGCGGCTGACCAACGCCATCGACAGCGTCACGGGCGCGGAATCGTAA
- a CDS encoding IS110 family transposase, with protein MIKDHELVDIFIGVDVGKSNHHAVALDRTGKKVLDRALPQDEAKLRSIIKAVAGKGRVLLVVDQPSTIGALPVAVAQSEGIMVGYLPGLAMRRIADLHPGEAKTDARDAAIIAEAARSLPHTLRSIVVADEQAAELSMLCGFDDDLAKQATATSNRIRGLLTQVHPALERVIGKHLDHPAMAELLIKYPTPDKLRKAGQKRVATLLSRYAPRAGNGWAKEVFAALGEQTVVVAGTNAAGTVLPQLAAMLKQLRTARDEMLAQVEALVEAHPLHLVLTSIPAVGVRTEARIITEVAGKEFKTAGHLASYAGLAPVTWRSGTSIRGDHPSKKGNKSLKRAFFLSAFAALKDPLSRAYYDRKRAEGKRHNQALIALARRRCDVLFAMLRDGTLYDGPAPRTA; from the coding sequence TTGATCAAGGACCATGAACTCGTCGACATCTTTATCGGTGTTGATGTCGGCAAGAGCAATCACCACGCGGTGGCACTGGATAGAACCGGCAAGAAAGTCCTCGACCGGGCGCTGCCCCAGGACGAGGCAAAACTCCGCTCCATCATCAAGGCCGTCGCCGGCAAGGGACGGGTGCTGCTGGTCGTGGACCAGCCCTCCACCATTGGTGCCTTGCCGGTCGCGGTGGCCCAGTCCGAGGGCATCATGGTCGGCTACCTGCCCGGGCTGGCCATGCGCCGCATCGCGGACCTGCACCCGGGCGAGGCCAAGACAGACGCCCGCGACGCGGCGATCATTGCCGAGGCCGCCCGGTCCCTGCCGCACACGCTGCGCTCCATCGTCGTGGCCGACGAGCAGGCCGCCGAGCTGTCGATGTTGTGCGGTTTTGATGACGACCTGGCCAAGCAGGCCACCGCCACTTCCAACCGGATCCGCGGCCTGCTCACCCAGGTCCACCCGGCCCTGGAACGGGTCATTGGCAAGCACCTGGACCATCCGGCCATGGCCGAGTTGCTGATCAAGTACCCGACCCCGGACAAGCTCCGCAAGGCCGGCCAGAAACGGGTCGCGACGCTCTTGTCGCGCTATGCGCCCAGGGCCGGCAATGGCTGGGCGAAGGAGGTGTTCGCCGCCTTGGGTGAGCAGACTGTCGTGGTCGCCGGCACCAACGCCGCAGGCACCGTCCTGCCGCAGCTCGCTGCCATGCTCAAGCAGCTGCGCACCGCCCGGGATGAGATGCTCGCCCAGGTTGAGGCGCTGGTGGAGGCGCACCCTCTTCACCTTGTCCTGACGTCTATTCCGGCGGTCGGGGTCAGGACAGAAGCGCGCATCATCACCGAAGTTGCGGGCAAGGAATTCAAGACCGCCGGCCACCTTGCCTCGTACGCCGGGCTCGCCCCGGTGACGTGGCGATCGGGCACCTCGATCCGTGGCGACCACCCCTCCAAGAAGGGCAACAAAAGCCTCAAACGGGCGTTCTTTCTCTCCGCCTTCGCTGCGCTGAAAGACCCCCTGTCACGGGCCTACTACGACCGGAAACGCGCCGAGGGCAAACGCCACAACCAGGCCCTGATCGCTCTCGCACGGCGCCGCTGCGACGTCCTGTTCGCGATGCTCCGCGACGGCACACTCTACGACGGGCCCGCACCCCGAACTGCCTAA
- a CDS encoding recombinase family protein, whose translation MLIGYARCSTSTQDLTAQHHALHALGVDAEMVHVDHGFTGTKRDRPGLEKALAACRGGDTFVVTKLDRLARSLPDARDIADELTRKGVTLNIGGSIYNPHDPVGKLLFNVLGMVAEFESDLIRARTREDMAVAKSKGKLRGRQPKLTRKQEAHLVSLHRGGTHTTTEIAELFGAARSTVYRAIQRAAPAT comes from the coding sequence ATGCTCATCGGCTACGCCCGCTGCTCGACCAGCACCCAAGACCTCACCGCCCAGCATCATGCCCTCCACGCCCTCGGCGTCGACGCCGAGATGGTCCACGTCGACCACGGATTCACCGGCACCAAACGCGACCGACCCGGACTGGAAAAGGCCCTCGCCGCGTGCCGCGGCGGTGACACGTTCGTGGTGACCAAACTTGACCGGCTCGCACGGTCCCTGCCTGATGCGAGGGATATCGCCGACGAGCTCACACGCAAGGGCGTGACCCTCAACATCGGCGGCAGCATCTACAACCCCCATGACCCGGTCGGAAAGCTGTTGTTCAACGTCCTGGGCATGGTCGCGGAATTCGAATCCGACCTCATCCGCGCCCGGACCCGCGAAGACATGGCGGTGGCGAAGTCCAAAGGCAAGCTTCGAGGTCGACAGCCCAAACTCACCAGAAAGCAGGAAGCACACCTCGTCAGCCTCCACCGGGGCGGCACACACACCACAACGGAGATCGCCGAACTCTTCGGCGCCGCCCGCTCCACCGTCTACCGGGCCATCCAGCGCGCCGCGCCGGCCACGTGA
- a CDS encoding DUF4287 domain-containing protein encodes MSFQAYLDNIEEKTGLTPRQFIALAHEKGFEDPATKAGVIVGWLKADYDLGRGHAMALVHVIKNGAKIDAKHVGTGTAHSDESDTLWLDGKASKR; translated from the coding sequence ATGTCATTTCAGGCCTACCTCGACAACATCGAAGAGAAGACTGGGCTGACGCCGCGCCAGTTCATCGCCCTCGCCCATGAGAAGGGTTTCGAAGATCCGGCGACGAAAGCCGGGGTGATCGTCGGCTGGCTGAAAGCTGACTATGACCTCGGTCGTGGTCACGCGATGGCGCTCGTGCACGTGATCAAGAACGGCGCGAAGATCGATGCGAAGCATGTGGGCACCGGCACGGCGCACAGCGATGAGTCCGACACGCTCTGGCTTGACGGCAAGGCGAGCAAGCGGTAG
- a CDS encoding recombinase family protein, translating into MDIGYARVSTAKQDLDRQIDALRSEGIPDKRIYVDKKSGSTTNRPGLHEALDQARDGDVIVVHTLDRLGRTVRDTLNLIHDLAGRGVGVRNLADPIRVDSANPEDPMSQLAVVMLALFGQMERTYAIERAAHARAVATSKGKRIGRPSVVDPAKLAYAEHLRDQGLSISELVKATGITRSSLYRHLPPRPPETLTAENPANA; encoded by the coding sequence ATGGACATAGGGTACGCGCGCGTCTCGACAGCAAAACAGGACCTCGACCGGCAGATCGACGCGCTGCGCAGCGAGGGAATCCCCGACAAGCGGATCTATGTGGACAAGAAATCAGGGTCCACAACAAACCGCCCGGGACTCCATGAAGCCCTGGACCAGGCCCGCGACGGCGACGTGATCGTGGTCCACACCCTGGACCGGCTAGGACGCACCGTCCGGGACACCCTGAACCTCATCCATGACCTGGCCGGCCGCGGTGTGGGAGTGCGGAACCTCGCAGATCCGATCCGGGTTGACTCGGCAAACCCGGAGGATCCGATGTCGCAGCTGGCGGTGGTCATGCTGGCCCTCTTCGGCCAAATGGAACGAACCTATGCGATCGAGAGAGCCGCGCACGCTCGGGCCGTGGCCACCAGCAAAGGCAAGCGAATCGGACGGCCCAGCGTGGTGGACCCGGCCAAGCTCGCCTATGCGGAACACCTCCGCGACCAAGGACTGTCCATTTCAGAGCTGGTGAAAGCCACCGGCATCACCCGTTCCAGCCTGTACCGGCACCTTCCTCCACGGCCTCCAGAGACGCTGACCGCAGAGAATCCGGCGAACGCCTAA
- a CDS encoding PadR family transcriptional regulator: MGKQMTEMLKGTLEGIVLAILAGEPAYGYEITARLREQGFSDIAEGTVYALLVRIEKNGLVDVEKVPSEKGPPRKVYSLNLQGQEHLEEFWKTWGFLSERLEQLHEGRK, from the coding sequence ATGGGCAAGCAGATGACAGAGATGCTCAAGGGCACGCTGGAGGGCATTGTTCTGGCGATTCTGGCCGGAGAGCCCGCGTACGGATATGAAATCACGGCGCGGTTGCGGGAGCAGGGTTTCTCCGATATTGCCGAGGGCACCGTTTACGCACTCCTGGTCAGGATTGAAAAGAACGGCCTCGTCGATGTGGAGAAGGTCCCGTCTGAAAAGGGCCCGCCACGCAAGGTGTATTCACTCAATCTCCAGGGGCAGGAACATCTCGAAGAGTTCTGGAAGACATGGGGCTTCCTCTCCGAGCGACTGGAACAACTCCACGAAGGAAGGAAATAG
- a CDS encoding GNAT family N-acetyltransferase, giving the protein MIRLATAADAPALAELAAATLPLVLPPDTADEAAADFIDRHLSESRFVENLADDERVALVDAEGGRLLGYTMLVFGEPYQADTAAAITIRSTVELSGCYVLPNHHGSGTARLLIAASLNEDNAGLGDHRYSRWR; this is encoded by the coding sequence ATGATCCGACTAGCGACGGCCGCTGATGCTCCCGCCCTCGCCGAGCTGGCGGCTGCCACGCTGCCGCTCGTCCTGCCGCCCGACACCGCGGATGAGGCGGCGGCAGATTTCATCGATCGCCACCTATCCGAGTCCCGTTTCGTCGAGAATCTCGCGGATGACGAGCGGGTCGCGCTCGTCGATGCGGAGGGCGGACGGCTGCTCGGCTATACGATGCTGGTATTCGGCGAGCCATACCAGGCTGATACCGCCGCGGCCATCACTATCCGCTCGACTGTCGAATTGAGCGGCTGCTATGTGCTACCCAATCACCACGGCAGCGGTACAGCCCGACTGTTGATTGCCGCCTCACTCAACGAGGACAATGCCGGCCTCGGGGACCATCGGTACAGCCGTTGGCGCTAA
- the arr gene encoding NAD(+)--rifampin ADP-ribosyltransferase has protein sequence MMSEPKPFEVHESGALFHGTKANLAVGDLLGPGRRSNFGGGRTANHVYVTATVDAATWGAELAAGEGPGRIYIVEPMGTLEDDPNVTDKKFPGNPTRSYRTQEPVKIVGELVDWVGHSPDQLQVMRDGLADLERRGLAVIYD, from the coding sequence ATGATGAGCGAGCCGAAACCGTTCGAAGTCCACGAGTCGGGGGCGCTGTTTCACGGGACAAAAGCGAACCTCGCGGTGGGCGATCTCTTGGGGCCCGGACGCCGTTCGAACTTCGGCGGGGGCCGGACCGCGAACCACGTCTACGTGACTGCAACCGTGGATGCCGCAACGTGGGGCGCTGAACTAGCGGCAGGCGAGGGCCCTGGGCGGATCTACATCGTGGAACCGATGGGCACCCTTGAAGACGATCCCAACGTGACGGATAAGAAGTTTCCCGGCAATCCGACCAGGTCCTATCGAACCCAGGAGCCTGTGAAAATCGTCGGCGAGCTGGTGGACTGGGTGGGGCATTCGCCCGATCAGTTGCAGGTCATGCGAGACGGCCTCGCCGACCTGGAGCGCCGGGGCCTTGCGGTCATCTACGACTAA